In one window of Hevea brasiliensis isolate MT/VB/25A 57/8 chromosome 10, ASM3005281v1, whole genome shotgun sequence DNA:
- the LOC110646026 gene encoding probable LRR receptor-like serine/threonine-protein kinase At1g67720 isoform X2, whose protein sequence is MALYSHFLVFYLFFVSSVVCQVTEFISIDCGSTSNYTDPRTGLEWISDNGIMNHGKPVEVKNPDGKWVQYRRRRDFPIDSKKYCYNLSTKERRRYIARATFQYGRLENEDSFPKFELYLDATKWSTVTILDASRIYVEEMIIRAPSSSIDVCICCATTGSPFISTVELRPLNLSMYATDYEDSFFLKLAARVNFGAPTEDALRYPDDPYDRIWDSDLVKRQNFLVGMAPGTVGINTSKNIDIQTREYPPVKVMQTAVVGKEGTLSYRLNLEDFPANARAYAYFAEIEDLGANETRKFKLIMHPDMPDYSNAVVNIAENANGSYRLYEPSYMNVSLDFVLSFSFVKTRDSTQGPLLNAIEISKYLKIESKTESQDVAVLNFLRSMSVGSSWTNEGGDPCVPAQWEWVTCSSTSPPRITKIALSGKNLKGEIPSEINNMEELTELWLDGNSLTGPLPDISHLVKLKIVHLENNKLSGSLPKYLVSLPTLRELYIQNNSFSGKIPQALLTGKVIFSYENNPGLHKETAKRMHFKLILGTSISILAVLLVLLIGSLVHLRNLQKKTSHQKSNNQGSSLRTGIKPSTAYSISRGWHLVDEGASYYISFSELEEATKNFSRKIGKGSFGTVYYGQMKDGKEVAVKIMADSSSHLTQQFVTEVALLSRIHHRNLVPLIGFCEEENQRILVYEYMHSGTLRDHVHGSVNQKRLDWLTRLQIAEDAAKGLEYLHTGCNPSIIHRDVKTSNILLDINMRAKVSDFGLSRQAEDDLTHISSVARGTVGYLDPEYYANQQLTEKSDVYSFGVVLLELITGKKPVSTEDFGSEMNIVHWARALIRKGDVVSIVDPVLIGNAKIESIWRIAEVAIQCVQQRAVSRPKMQEVILAIQEGTKIEKGSDGAHKLSGSGSSKAQSSRKTLLTSFLEIESPHLSNDCLAPAAR, encoded by the exons ATGGCTTTATATTCTCATTTTCTggttttttatcttttctttgtatCTTCAGTTGTGTGCCAAGTTACAG AGTTCATCAGTATAGATTGTGGAAGCACAAGTAACTATACTGATCCAAGAACAGGGCTAGAATGGATTTCAGACAATGGAATTATGAACCATGGCAAACCCGTAGAAGTAAAAAATCCAGACGGAAAGTGGGTGCAGTATCGGAGACGCAGAGACTTTCCTATAGACAGCAAGAAGTACTGTTACAATTTAAGCACCAAAGAGAGAAGAAGGTATATTGCTCGTGCAACATTTCAGTATGGCAGGTTAGAAAATGAGGATTCATTCCCCAAATTTGAACTCTATTTGGATGCAACTAAGTGGTCTACTGTGACAATTTTGGATGCTTCGAGAATTTATGTTGAGGAAATGATCATCAGGGCTCCCTCGAGTTCTATTGATGTGTGCATCTGCTGTGCTACAACTGGTTCTCCCTTCATTTCCACTGTCGAGCTTCGGCCTCTGAACCTTTCAATGTATGCAACAGATTATGAGGATAGTTTCTTCTTAAAATTAGCAGCTAGAGTAAATTTTGGTGCTCCAACTGAAGATGCCTTAAG GTACCCAGATGATCCTTATGATAGAATTTGGGACTCAGATCTTGTTAAAAGGCAAAATTTCCTCGTAGGGATGGCCCCTGGCACAGTTGGAATCAATACATCAAAGAATATAGATATTCAGACAAGAGAATACCCTCCTGTCAAAGTAATGCAAACAGCTGTTGTTGGCAAAGAAGGAACACTCAGCTATAGATTGAACCTCGAAGATTTCCCCGCGAACGCCAGAGCATATGCATATTTTGCTGAAATTGAAGACTTGGGAGCTAATGAGACGCGGAAATTCAAACTGATAATGCATCCTGATATGCCTGACTATAGCAATGCAGTGGTAAATATTGCAGAAAATGCCAATGGGAGCTACAGACTTTATGAACCCAGCTACATGAATGTGAGTCTAGATTTTGTTCTGTCATTTTCGTTTGTTAAGACTCGCGATTCTACTCAAGGACCACTCCTAAATGCAATTGAGATTAGTAAATACCTGAAGATCGAATCGAAGACAGAAAGCCAAGATG TGGCCGTTCTCAATTTCCTTCGTTCCATGTCTGTTGGAAGTTCTTGGACAAATGAAGGAGGTGATCCTTGTGTCCCAGCTCAGTGGGAATGGGTGACTTGCTCCTCAACTTCACCACCAAGAATCACAAAAAT TGCACTGTCAGGAAAAAATTTGAAAGGGGAGATCCCATCTGAGATTAACAACATGGAGGAATTAACTGAGTT GTGGTTGGATGGAAACTCCCTCACAGGGCCGCTACCTGATATAAGCCATCTTGTCAAATTGAAAATTGT GCATCTAGAGAACAACAAACTATCTGGTTCATTACCTAAGTACCTGGTTAGTTTGCCAACCTTAAGAGAATT ATACATTCAAAACAACTCTTTTAGTGGGAAAATACCTCAAGCACTGTTGACTGGGAAAGTAATTTTTAG CTACGAAAATAATCCTGGACTGCATAAAGAGACAGCAAAAAGGATGCATTTTAAGTTGATACTTGGAACTTCAATTAGCATACTTGCAGTTCTGTTAGTTCTGTTGATAGGAAGTCTAGTGCACCTGCGTAATCTGCAAAAGAAGACATCGCATCAGAAAAGCAATAACCAAG GTAGCTCTTTACGCACCGGTATTAAACCTTCAACTGCTTACTCTATTTCTCGGGGTTGGCATCTCGTGGATGAAGGTGCTTCGTACTATATTTCATTCTCTGAGCTTGAAGAAGCTACCAAAAACTTTTCCAGGAAAATTGGAAAAGGAAGTTTTGGGACTGTCTACTATGGCCAAATGAAAGATGGAAAAGAAGTGGCAGTCAAGATAATGGCTGATTCATCTAGCCATCTCACACAGCAGTTTGTGACTGAG GTTGCTCTCTTGTCAAGAATTCATCACAGGAACTTGGTTCCTTTAATTGGATTCTGCGAAGAAGAAAACCAACGAATTCTGGTTTATGAATATATGCACAGTGGGACATTGAGGGATCACGTACATG GTTCTGTCAACCAGAAACGCTTGGACTGGCTAACTCGATTACAAATTGCTGAAGATGCTGCCAAGG GCCTTGAATACTTGCATACTGGATGCAACCCCAGTATTATACACCGAGACGTAAAAACAAGCAACATTCTCTTAGACATCAATATGAGAGCAAAAGTGTCAGATTTTGGACTTTCAAGGCAAGCTGAAGATGATCTAACCCATATATCAAGTGTGGCAAGAGGGACAGTTGGTTACCTTGATCCTGA ATATTATGCAAATCAGCAATTGACAGAAAAGAGTGATGTCTACAGTTTTGGGGTTGTTCTCCTAGAACTTATCACTGGAAAAAAACCTGTCTCAACAGAAGATTTTGGTTCTGAAATGAACATTGTTCACTGG GCAAGAGCCTTGATTCGTAAAGGAGATGTGGTGAGCATTGTGGATCCTGTTCTAATAGGGAATGCAAAAATCGAATCAATCTGGAGGATTGCTGAAGTTGCAATCCAATGTGTTCAACAACGTGCAGTTTCCAGGCCAAAGATGCAGGAAGTAATTTTGGCAATACAAGAAGGCACCAAGATAGAGAAAGGAAGTGATGGAGCCCATAAACTTTCTGGCAGTGGGAGCTCCAAGGCACAATCTTCAAGAAAAACATTACTCACGAGTTTCCTTGAGATTGAGAGCCCTCACTTATCAAATGATTGCTTAGCCCCAGCTGCCAGATAA
- the LOC110646026 gene encoding probable LRR receptor-like serine/threonine-protein kinase At1g67720 isoform X3, whose product MALYSHFLVFYLFFVSSVVCQVTEFISIDCGSTSNYTDPRTGLEWISDNGIMNHGKPVEVKNPDGKWVQYRRRRDFPIDSKKYCYNLSTKERRRYIARATFQYGRAPSSSIDVCICCATTGSPFISTVELRPLNLSMYATDYEDSFFLKLAARVNFGAPTEDALRYPDDPYDRIWDSDLVKRQNFLVGMAPGTVGINTSKNIDIQTREYPPVKVMQTAVVGKEGTLSYRLNLEDFPANARAYAYFAEIEDLGANETRKFKLIMHPDMPDYSNAVVNIAENANGSYRLYEPSYMNVSLDFVLSFSFVKTRDSTQGPLLNAIEISKYLKIESKTESQDVAVLNFLRSMSVGSSWTNEGGDPCVPAQWEWVTCSSTSPPRITKIALSGKNLKGEIPSEINNMEELTELWLDGNSLTGPLPDISHLVKLKIVHLENNKLSGSLPKYLVSLPTLRELYIQNNSFSGKIPQALLTGKVIFSYENNPGLHKETAKRMHFKLILGTSISILAVLLVLLIGSLVHLRNLQKKTSHQKSNNQGSSLRTGIKPSTAYSISRGWHLVDEGASYYISFSELEEATKNFSRKIGKGSFGTVYYGQMKDGKEVAVKIMADSSSHLTQQFVTEVALLSRIHHRNLVPLIGFCEEENQRILVYEYMHSGTLRDHVHGSVNQKRLDWLTRLQIAEDAAKGLEYLHTGCNPSIIHRDVKTSNILLDINMRAKVSDFGLSRQAEDDLTHISSVARGTVGYLDPEYYANQQLTEKSDVYSFGVVLLELITGKKPVSTEDFGSEMNIVHWARALIRKGDVVSIVDPVLIGNAKIESIWRIAEVAIQCVQQRAVSRPKMQEVILAIQEGTKIEKGSDGAHKLSGSGSSKAQSSRKTLLTSFLEIESPHLSNDCLAPAAR is encoded by the exons ATGGCTTTATATTCTCATTTTCTggttttttatcttttctttgtatCTTCAGTTGTGTGCCAAGTTACAG AGTTCATCAGTATAGATTGTGGAAGCACAAGTAACTATACTGATCCAAGAACAGGGCTAGAATGGATTTCAGACAATGGAATTATGAACCATGGCAAACCCGTAGAAGTAAAAAATCCAGACGGAAAGTGGGTGCAGTATCGGAGACGCAGAGACTTTCCTATAGACAGCAAGAAGTACTGTTACAATTTAAGCACCAAAGAGAGAAGAAGGTATATTGCTCGTGCAACATTTCAGTATGGCAG GGCTCCCTCGAGTTCTATTGATGTGTGCATCTGCTGTGCTACAACTGGTTCTCCCTTCATTTCCACTGTCGAGCTTCGGCCTCTGAACCTTTCAATGTATGCAACAGATTATGAGGATAGTTTCTTCTTAAAATTAGCAGCTAGAGTAAATTTTGGTGCTCCAACTGAAGATGCCTTAAG GTACCCAGATGATCCTTATGATAGAATTTGGGACTCAGATCTTGTTAAAAGGCAAAATTTCCTCGTAGGGATGGCCCCTGGCACAGTTGGAATCAATACATCAAAGAATATAGATATTCAGACAAGAGAATACCCTCCTGTCAAAGTAATGCAAACAGCTGTTGTTGGCAAAGAAGGAACACTCAGCTATAGATTGAACCTCGAAGATTTCCCCGCGAACGCCAGAGCATATGCATATTTTGCTGAAATTGAAGACTTGGGAGCTAATGAGACGCGGAAATTCAAACTGATAATGCATCCTGATATGCCTGACTATAGCAATGCAGTGGTAAATATTGCAGAAAATGCCAATGGGAGCTACAGACTTTATGAACCCAGCTACATGAATGTGAGTCTAGATTTTGTTCTGTCATTTTCGTTTGTTAAGACTCGCGATTCTACTCAAGGACCACTCCTAAATGCAATTGAGATTAGTAAATACCTGAAGATCGAATCGAAGACAGAAAGCCAAGATG TGGCCGTTCTCAATTTCCTTCGTTCCATGTCTGTTGGAAGTTCTTGGACAAATGAAGGAGGTGATCCTTGTGTCCCAGCTCAGTGGGAATGGGTGACTTGCTCCTCAACTTCACCACCAAGAATCACAAAAAT TGCACTGTCAGGAAAAAATTTGAAAGGGGAGATCCCATCTGAGATTAACAACATGGAGGAATTAACTGAGTT GTGGTTGGATGGAAACTCCCTCACAGGGCCGCTACCTGATATAAGCCATCTTGTCAAATTGAAAATTGT GCATCTAGAGAACAACAAACTATCTGGTTCATTACCTAAGTACCTGGTTAGTTTGCCAACCTTAAGAGAATT ATACATTCAAAACAACTCTTTTAGTGGGAAAATACCTCAAGCACTGTTGACTGGGAAAGTAATTTTTAG CTACGAAAATAATCCTGGACTGCATAAAGAGACAGCAAAAAGGATGCATTTTAAGTTGATACTTGGAACTTCAATTAGCATACTTGCAGTTCTGTTAGTTCTGTTGATAGGAAGTCTAGTGCACCTGCGTAATCTGCAAAAGAAGACATCGCATCAGAAAAGCAATAACCAAG GTAGCTCTTTACGCACCGGTATTAAACCTTCAACTGCTTACTCTATTTCTCGGGGTTGGCATCTCGTGGATGAAGGTGCTTCGTACTATATTTCATTCTCTGAGCTTGAAGAAGCTACCAAAAACTTTTCCAGGAAAATTGGAAAAGGAAGTTTTGGGACTGTCTACTATGGCCAAATGAAAGATGGAAAAGAAGTGGCAGTCAAGATAATGGCTGATTCATCTAGCCATCTCACACAGCAGTTTGTGACTGAG GTTGCTCTCTTGTCAAGAATTCATCACAGGAACTTGGTTCCTTTAATTGGATTCTGCGAAGAAGAAAACCAACGAATTCTGGTTTATGAATATATGCACAGTGGGACATTGAGGGATCACGTACATG GTTCTGTCAACCAGAAACGCTTGGACTGGCTAACTCGATTACAAATTGCTGAAGATGCTGCCAAGG GCCTTGAATACTTGCATACTGGATGCAACCCCAGTATTATACACCGAGACGTAAAAACAAGCAACATTCTCTTAGACATCAATATGAGAGCAAAAGTGTCAGATTTTGGACTTTCAAGGCAAGCTGAAGATGATCTAACCCATATATCAAGTGTGGCAAGAGGGACAGTTGGTTACCTTGATCCTGA ATATTATGCAAATCAGCAATTGACAGAAAAGAGTGATGTCTACAGTTTTGGGGTTGTTCTCCTAGAACTTATCACTGGAAAAAAACCTGTCTCAACAGAAGATTTTGGTTCTGAAATGAACATTGTTCACTGG GCAAGAGCCTTGATTCGTAAAGGAGATGTGGTGAGCATTGTGGATCCTGTTCTAATAGGGAATGCAAAAATCGAATCAATCTGGAGGATTGCTGAAGTTGCAATCCAATGTGTTCAACAACGTGCAGTTTCCAGGCCAAAGATGCAGGAAGTAATTTTGGCAATACAAGAAGGCACCAAGATAGAGAAAGGAAGTGATGGAGCCCATAAACTTTCTGGCAGTGGGAGCTCCAAGGCACAATCTTCAAGAAAAACATTACTCACGAGTTTCCTTGAGATTGAGAGCCCTCACTTATCAAATGATTGCTTAGCCCCAGCTGCCAGATAA
- the LOC110646024 gene encoding E3 ubiquitin-protein ligase AIRP2, with protein sequence MEMMYLQVGSSSYQESLKVLEADIQHANALAAAIPRGKSGARLQMKLVCNQWTPFFLFLLQRIDCSCICLLPRYLNLFHILVYKVYADGRPNLFTHGRKATIKEFYGVILPSLQRLHSNLEELEDVKEGHLGMESLGKKRVERDIRLANVDIEREDECGICLEPCTKMVLPNCCHAMCIKCYRNWNTRSESCPFCRGSLKRVNSEDLWVLTCNNDVVDTKTISKEDLLRFYLYINSLPKDYPDALFLVYYEYLM encoded by the exons ATGGAGATGATGTATTTGCAGGTGGGCAGTTCCTCTTACCAGGAGTCTCTCAAAGTTCTCGAGGCTGATATACAGCATGCTAATGCATT GGCTGCTGCAATTCCAAGAGGCAAGAGTGGTGCACGTCTTCAGATGAAATTAGTTTGCAATCAATGGACTCCCTTCTTTCTCTTTTTGCTACAACGGATAGATTGTTCTTGCATATGTCTACTCCCTAGATATCTAAATCTCTTTCACATACTTGTATATAAG GTATATGCAGATGGTAGACCAAACCTATTTACACATGGAAGGAAAGCAACAATTAAGGAATTCTATG GTGTTATATTACCATCTCTTCAACGGCTTCATAGTAATCTGGAGGAGTTAGAGGATGTTAAGGAAGGGCATTTGGGAATGGAGAGTTTGGGGAAAAAGAGAGTGGAAAGAGATATTAGGCTTGCCAATGTTGATATAGAGAGAGAAGATGAATGTGGAATTTGCTTGGAGCCTTGCACAAAAATGGTCCTGCCTAATTGTTGCCATGCAATGTGCATCAAATGCTACCGCAATTG GAACACAAGGTCGGAATCCTGCCCTTTTTGTCGTGGGAGCTTAAAGAGAGTTAACTCAGAAGACTTATGGGTGCTCACTTGTAACAACGATGTGGTTGACACAAAAACAATATCCAAGGAGGATTTGTTGCGCTTCTACCTCTATATCAACAGCTTGCCAAAAGATTACCCAGATGCTCTTTTCTTAGTATATTATGAATATCTAATGTGA
- the LOC110646026 gene encoding probable LRR receptor-like serine/threonine-protein kinase At1g67720 isoform X1, giving the protein MALYSHFLVFYLFFVSSVVCQVTEFISIDCGSTSNYTDPRTGLEWISDNGIMNHGKPVEVKNPDGKWVQYRRRRDFPIDSKKYCYNLSTKERRRYIARATFQYGRLENEDSFPKFELYLDATKWSTVTILDASRIYVEEMIIRAPSSSIDVCICCATTGSPFISTVELRPLNLSMYATDYEDSFFLKLAARVNFGAPTEDALRYPDDPYDRIWDSDLVKRQNFLVGMAPGTVGINTSKNIDIQTREYPPVKVMQTAVVGKEGTLSYRLNLEDFPANARAYAYFAEIEDLGANETRKFKLIMHPDMPDYSNAVVNIAENANGSYRLYEPSYMNVSLDFVLSFSFVKTRDSTQGPLLNAIEISKYLKIESKTESQDVAVLNFLRSMSVGSSWTNEGGDPCVPAQWEWVTCSSTSPPRITKIALSGKNLKGEIPSEINNMEELTELWLDGNSLTGPLPDISHLVKLKIVHLENNKLSGSLPKYLVSLPTLRELYIQNNSFSGKIPQALLTGKVIFSYENNPGLHKETAKRMHFKLILGTSISILAVLLVLLIGSLVHLRNLQKKTSHQKSNNQGMHNSVFLGLKLRSHNLKDNFNTIKLKLIGCINSVVSAFSSFSLCQPGSSLRTGIKPSTAYSISRGWHLVDEGASYYISFSELEEATKNFSRKIGKGSFGTVYYGQMKDGKEVAVKIMADSSSHLTQQFVTEVALLSRIHHRNLVPLIGFCEEENQRILVYEYMHSGTLRDHVHGSVNQKRLDWLTRLQIAEDAAKGLEYLHTGCNPSIIHRDVKTSNILLDINMRAKVSDFGLSRQAEDDLTHISSVARGTVGYLDPEYYANQQLTEKSDVYSFGVVLLELITGKKPVSTEDFGSEMNIVHWARALIRKGDVVSIVDPVLIGNAKIESIWRIAEVAIQCVQQRAVSRPKMQEVILAIQEGTKIEKGSDGAHKLSGSGSSKAQSSRKTLLTSFLEIESPHLSNDCLAPAAR; this is encoded by the exons ATGGCTTTATATTCTCATTTTCTggttttttatcttttctttgtatCTTCAGTTGTGTGCCAAGTTACAG AGTTCATCAGTATAGATTGTGGAAGCACAAGTAACTATACTGATCCAAGAACAGGGCTAGAATGGATTTCAGACAATGGAATTATGAACCATGGCAAACCCGTAGAAGTAAAAAATCCAGACGGAAAGTGGGTGCAGTATCGGAGACGCAGAGACTTTCCTATAGACAGCAAGAAGTACTGTTACAATTTAAGCACCAAAGAGAGAAGAAGGTATATTGCTCGTGCAACATTTCAGTATGGCAGGTTAGAAAATGAGGATTCATTCCCCAAATTTGAACTCTATTTGGATGCAACTAAGTGGTCTACTGTGACAATTTTGGATGCTTCGAGAATTTATGTTGAGGAAATGATCATCAGGGCTCCCTCGAGTTCTATTGATGTGTGCATCTGCTGTGCTACAACTGGTTCTCCCTTCATTTCCACTGTCGAGCTTCGGCCTCTGAACCTTTCAATGTATGCAACAGATTATGAGGATAGTTTCTTCTTAAAATTAGCAGCTAGAGTAAATTTTGGTGCTCCAACTGAAGATGCCTTAAG GTACCCAGATGATCCTTATGATAGAATTTGGGACTCAGATCTTGTTAAAAGGCAAAATTTCCTCGTAGGGATGGCCCCTGGCACAGTTGGAATCAATACATCAAAGAATATAGATATTCAGACAAGAGAATACCCTCCTGTCAAAGTAATGCAAACAGCTGTTGTTGGCAAAGAAGGAACACTCAGCTATAGATTGAACCTCGAAGATTTCCCCGCGAACGCCAGAGCATATGCATATTTTGCTGAAATTGAAGACTTGGGAGCTAATGAGACGCGGAAATTCAAACTGATAATGCATCCTGATATGCCTGACTATAGCAATGCAGTGGTAAATATTGCAGAAAATGCCAATGGGAGCTACAGACTTTATGAACCCAGCTACATGAATGTGAGTCTAGATTTTGTTCTGTCATTTTCGTTTGTTAAGACTCGCGATTCTACTCAAGGACCACTCCTAAATGCAATTGAGATTAGTAAATACCTGAAGATCGAATCGAAGACAGAAAGCCAAGATG TGGCCGTTCTCAATTTCCTTCGTTCCATGTCTGTTGGAAGTTCTTGGACAAATGAAGGAGGTGATCCTTGTGTCCCAGCTCAGTGGGAATGGGTGACTTGCTCCTCAACTTCACCACCAAGAATCACAAAAAT TGCACTGTCAGGAAAAAATTTGAAAGGGGAGATCCCATCTGAGATTAACAACATGGAGGAATTAACTGAGTT GTGGTTGGATGGAAACTCCCTCACAGGGCCGCTACCTGATATAAGCCATCTTGTCAAATTGAAAATTGT GCATCTAGAGAACAACAAACTATCTGGTTCATTACCTAAGTACCTGGTTAGTTTGCCAACCTTAAGAGAATT ATACATTCAAAACAACTCTTTTAGTGGGAAAATACCTCAAGCACTGTTGACTGGGAAAGTAATTTTTAG CTACGAAAATAATCCTGGACTGCATAAAGAGACAGCAAAAAGGATGCATTTTAAGTTGATACTTGGAACTTCAATTAGCATACTTGCAGTTCTGTTAGTTCTGTTGATAGGAAGTCTAGTGCACCTGCGTAATCTGCAAAAGAAGACATCGCATCAGAAAAGCAATAACCAAGGTATGCATAACTCAGTTTTCTTGGGACTCAAACTCAGATCTCACAATCTCAAAGACAACTTTAATACCATTAAGCTAAAGCTCATTGGATGCATAAACTCAGTTGTTTCTGCATTTTCCTCATTTTCGTTGTGTCAACCAGGTAGCTCTTTACGCACCGGTATTAAACCTTCAACTGCTTACTCTATTTCTCGGGGTTGGCATCTCGTGGATGAAGGTGCTTCGTACTATATTTCATTCTCTGAGCTTGAAGAAGCTACCAAAAACTTTTCCAGGAAAATTGGAAAAGGAAGTTTTGGGACTGTCTACTATGGCCAAATGAAAGATGGAAAAGAAGTGGCAGTCAAGATAATGGCTGATTCATCTAGCCATCTCACACAGCAGTTTGTGACTGAG GTTGCTCTCTTGTCAAGAATTCATCACAGGAACTTGGTTCCTTTAATTGGATTCTGCGAAGAAGAAAACCAACGAATTCTGGTTTATGAATATATGCACAGTGGGACATTGAGGGATCACGTACATG GTTCTGTCAACCAGAAACGCTTGGACTGGCTAACTCGATTACAAATTGCTGAAGATGCTGCCAAGG GCCTTGAATACTTGCATACTGGATGCAACCCCAGTATTATACACCGAGACGTAAAAACAAGCAACATTCTCTTAGACATCAATATGAGAGCAAAAGTGTCAGATTTTGGACTTTCAAGGCAAGCTGAAGATGATCTAACCCATATATCAAGTGTGGCAAGAGGGACAGTTGGTTACCTTGATCCTGA ATATTATGCAAATCAGCAATTGACAGAAAAGAGTGATGTCTACAGTTTTGGGGTTGTTCTCCTAGAACTTATCACTGGAAAAAAACCTGTCTCAACAGAAGATTTTGGTTCTGAAATGAACATTGTTCACTGG GCAAGAGCCTTGATTCGTAAAGGAGATGTGGTGAGCATTGTGGATCCTGTTCTAATAGGGAATGCAAAAATCGAATCAATCTGGAGGATTGCTGAAGTTGCAATCCAATGTGTTCAACAACGTGCAGTTTCCAGGCCAAAGATGCAGGAAGTAATTTTGGCAATACAAGAAGGCACCAAGATAGAGAAAGGAAGTGATGGAGCCCATAAACTTTCTGGCAGTGGGAGCTCCAAGGCACAATCTTCAAGAAAAACATTACTCACGAGTTTCCTTGAGATTGAGAGCCCTCACTTATCAAATGATTGCTTAGCCCCAGCTGCCAGATAA